In a genomic window of Streptococcus mitis NCTC 12261:
- a CDS encoding carbohydrate ABC transporter permease, whose amino-acid sequence MRETVISYAFLAPVLFFFVIFVLVPMIMGFITSFFNYSMTKFEFVGLDNYIRMFKDPVFMKSLINTVILVVGSVPIVVLFSLFVASQTYHQNAIARSFYRFVFFLPVVTGSVAVTVVWKWIYDPLSGILNFVLKSSHIISQNISWLGDKHWALLAIMIILLTTSVGQPIILYIAAMGNIDNSLVEAARVDGATEFQVFWKIKWPSLLPTTLYIAIITTINSFQVFALIQLLTSGGPNYSTSTLMYYLYEKAFQLTEYGYANTIGVFLAVMIAIVSFVQFKALGNDVEY is encoded by the coding sequence ATGCGGGAAACAGTGATTTCCTACGCTTTCTTAGCACCAGTATTATTCTTCTTTGTCATCTTTGTATTGGTTCCTATGATTATGGGATTCATTACAAGTTTCTTTAACTATTCAATGACTAAATTTGAGTTTGTGGGATTGGACAACTACATTCGTATGTTTAAAGACCCTGTCTTTATGAAGTCTTTGATTAACACAGTTATTTTGGTTGTTGGATCTGTACCGATTGTTGTTCTCTTTTCGCTCTTTGTGGCGTCGCAAACCTACCATCAAAATGCTATTGCCAGATCTTTCTACCGTTTCGTCTTCTTCCTTCCTGTTGTAACAGGTAGTGTTGCCGTAACAGTTGTTTGGAAATGGATTTATGACCCATTATCAGGGATTCTAAACTTTGTCCTTAAGTCAAGCCATATCATCAGCCAGAATATTTCTTGGTTGGGAGATAAACACTGGGCATTACTGGCAATTATGATTATCCTCTTGACAACTTCAGTTGGTCAACCAATCATCCTCTACATAGCTGCTATGGGGAATATTGACAATTCACTGGTTGAAGCGGCTCGTGTAGACGGTGCAACTGAATTTCAAGTTTTCTGGAAGATTAAATGGCCAAGCCTTCTTCCAACAACTCTCTACATCGCAATCATCACAACAATTAACTCATTTCAAGTTTTCGCCTTGATTCAACTATTAACATCTGGTGGGCCAAACTACTCAACAAGTACCTTGATGTACTACCTTTACGAAAAAGCCTTCCAATTGACCGAATACGGGTATGCTAATACCATTGGTGTCTTCTTGGCAGTCATGATTGCTATTGTAAGCTTTGTTCAATTTAAGGCGCTCGGAAATGACGTAGAATATTAA
- a CDS encoding carbohydrate ABC transporter permease, with amino-acid sequence MQSTQKKPITAFTVISTIILLLLTVLFIFPFYWILTGAFKSQPDTIVIPPQWFPKMPTMENFQQLMVQNPAMQWMWNSVFISLVTMFLVCATSSLAGYVLAKKRFYGQRILFAIFIAAMALPKQVVLVPLVRIVNFMGIHDTLWAVILPLIGWPFGVFLMKQFSENIPTELLESAKIDGCGEIRTFWSVAFPIVKPGFAALAIFTFINTWNDYFMQLVMLTSRNNLTISLGVATMQAEMATNYGLIMAGAALAAVPIVTVFLVFQKSFTQGITMGAVKG; translated from the coding sequence ATGCAATCTACACAAAAGAAACCTATAACAGCTTTCACTGTTATTTCAACTATTATCTTGCTCTTGTTGACCGTGCTGTTCATCTTTCCATTCTACTGGATTTTGACAGGGGCCTTCAAATCACAACCTGATACCATCGTTATTCCACCACAATGGTTCCCTAAAATGCCAACCATGGAAAACTTCCAACAACTCATGGTGCAAAACCCTGCTATGCAGTGGATGTGGAACTCTGTGTTTATCTCATTGGTAACCATGTTCTTAGTCTGTGCGACCTCATCTCTAGCAGGTTATGTATTGGCTAAAAAACGTTTCTATGGGCAACGTATTCTCTTTGCAATCTTTATTGCTGCTATGGCACTTCCAAAACAAGTTGTCCTTGTACCATTGGTACGTATCGTCAACTTCATGGGAATTCACGATACTCTCTGGGCAGTTATCTTGCCTTTGATTGGATGGCCATTCGGGGTCTTCCTCATGAAACAGTTCAGTGAGAATATTCCTACAGAGTTGCTTGAATCAGCTAAAATCGACGGTTGTGGTGAGATTCGTACCTTCTGGAGCGTAGCCTTCCCAATTGTGAAACCAGGATTTGCAGCACTTGCAATCTTTACCTTCATCAATACATGGAACGACTACTTCATGCAGTTGGTTATGTTGACTTCACGTAATAATTTGACCATTTCACTCGGTGTTGCGACTATGCAGGCTGAAATGGCAACCAACTATGGTTTGATCATGGCAGGTGCAGCTCTTGCTGCTGTGCCAATCGTAACAGTCTTCCTAGTCTTCCAAAAATCCTTTACTCAAGGTATTACCATGGGAGCGGTCAAAGGTTAA
- a CDS encoding YhcH/YjgK/YiaL family protein, producing the protein MIFDDLKNITFYKGIHPNLDKAIDYLYQHRKDSFELGKYEIDGDKVFLVVQENVLNQAENDQFEHHQNYADLHLLVEGHEYSSYGSRIKDEAVAFDEASDIGFVHCHEHYPLLLGYHNFAIFFPGEPHQPNGYAGMEEKVRKYLFKILID; encoded by the coding sequence ATGATTTTTGACGATTTGAAAAACATCACCTTTTACAAAGGAATTCATCCCAATCTAGACAAGGCTATCGACTATCTCTATCAGCACCGTAAGGATTCTTTCGAATTAGGAAAGTATGAGATTGATGGGGACAAGGTCTTTCTAGTTGTTCAGGAAAATGTCCTCAATCAAGCTGAAAATGATCAATTTGAGCATCATCAGAACTATGCAGATTTGCATTTACTGGTAGAAGGACATGAATATTCGAGTTACGGTTCACGTATCAAAGACGAGGCAGTAGCATTCGACGAAGCAAGTGACATTGGCTTTGTGCATTGTCATGAACACTACCCACTCTTGTTGGGTTATCACAATTTTGCGATTTTCTTCCCAGGAGAACCACACCAGCCAAATGGCTATGCAGGTATGGAAGAGAAGGTTCGCAAATATCTCTTTAAAATTTTGATTGATTAA
- a CDS encoding YesL family protein has translation MAQKGVSLIKAAFDTDNFLMRFSEKVLDIVTANLLFVVSCLPIVTIGVAKISLYETMFEIKKSRRVPVFKIYLRAFKQNLKLGLQLGLLELGIVSLSILDLYLFWGQTAMPFQMVKAICLGVLIFLTIVMLASYPIAARYDLTWKEVLQKGLILASFNFPWFFLMLVILFLIVMVLYLSAFSLLLGGSAFLLFGFGLLVFIQTGLMEKIFAKYQ, from the coding sequence ATGGCACAAAAAGGAGTAAGCCTTATCAAGGCAGCATTTGATACAGATAACTTTCTCATGCGTTTTAGTGAGAAGGTCTTGGATATCGTGACAGCCAATCTTCTTTTTGTTGTCTCTTGTTTGCCCATCGTGACGATTGGAGTGGCTAAAATTAGCCTTTACGAGACTATGTTTGAGATTAAGAAGAGTAGACGTGTGCCTGTCTTTAAAATCTATCTAAGAGCTTTCAAGCAAAATCTGAAACTAGGTCTTCAGTTAGGTCTGCTTGAGTTGGGTATCGTCTCATTAAGTATTTTAGACCTCTATCTTTTTTGGGGGCAGACAGCTATGCCTTTCCAAATGGTAAAAGCTATTTGTCTAGGTGTTCTTATCTTCCTCACTATCGTGATGTTGGCTAGCTACCCTATAGCTGCGCGCTATGATTTGACTTGGAAAGAAGTGCTACAAAAAGGACTTATCTTGGCAAGTTTCAACTTTCCTTGGTTCTTTCTCATGTTAGTTATTCTCTTTCTCATTGTGATGGTTCTTTATCTGTCCGCCTTCAGTTTACTTTTAGGTGGCTCAGCCTTCCTACTTTTTGGGTTTGGACTCTTGGTCTTTATCCAGACTGGATTGATGGAGAAAATTTTCGCAAAATACCAATAG
- a CDS encoding dihydrodipicolinate synthase family protein — protein MSDLKKYEGVIPAFYACYDDQGEVSPERTRALVQYFIDKGVQGLYVNGSSGECIYQSVEDRKLILEEVMAVAKGKLTIIAHVACNNTKDSMELARHAESLGVDAIATIPPIYFRLPEYSVAKYWNDISSAAPNTDYVIYNIPQLAGVALTPSLYTEMLKNPRVIGVKNSSMPVQDIQTFVSLGGEDHIVFNGPDEQFLGGRLMGAKAGIGGTYGAMPELFLKLNQLIADKDLETARELQYAINAIIGKLTAAHGNMYGVIKEVLKINEGLNIGSVRSPLTPVTEDDRPVVEAAAALIRETKERFL, from the coding sequence ATGTCAGATTTAAAAAAATATGAAGGTGTCATTCCAGCCTTTTACGCATGTTATGATGATCAAGGAGAAGTAAGTCCAGAGCGTACGCGTGCCTTGGTTCAATACTTCATTGATAAAGGTGTTCAAGGTCTTTATGTCAATGGTTCTTCTGGTGAATGTATCTACCAAAGCGTTGAAGACCGCAAGTTAATCTTGGAAGAAGTCATGGCAGTTGCCAAAGGTAAATTAACTATTATTGCCCATGTTGCTTGCAATAATACTAAAGATAGTATGGAACTAGCTCGTCATGCAGAAAGCTTGGGTGTAGATGCCATTGCAACGATTCCACCGATTTACTTCCGCTTACCAGAATACTCAGTTGCTAAATACTGGAACGATATCAGTTCTGCAGCTCCAAATACAGACTACGTGATTTACAACATTCCTCAATTGGCAGGTGTTGCTTTGACTCCAAGTCTCTACACAGAAATGTTGAAAAATCCTCGTGTTATCGGTGTGAAGAACTCTTCTATGCCAGTTCAAGATATCCAAACCTTTGTCAGCCTTGGTGGGGAAGATCATATCGTCTTTAATGGTCCTGATGAACAGTTCCTAGGTGGTCGCCTCATGGGTGCTAAAGCTGGTATCGGTGGTACTTATGGTGCGATGCCAGAACTTTTCTTGAAACTCAATCAGTTGATTGCTGACAAAGACTTGGAAACAGCGCGTGAATTGCAGTATGCTATCAACGCTATCATTGGTAAACTCACTGCTGCACATGGAAATATGTACGGTGTGATTAAGGAAGTCTTGAAGATCAATGAAGGCTTGAATATTGGTTCTGTTCGTTCACCATTGACACCAGTGACTGAAGACGATCGTCCAGTTGTAGAAGCAGCTGCAGCCTTGATTCGTGAAACCAAGGAGCGCTTCCTCTAA
- a CDS encoding ROK family protein, giving the protein MTHYVAIDIGGTNIKYGLIDQEGQLVESHEMPTEAHQGGPHILQKTKDIVASYLEKGPVAGVAISSAGMVDPDKGEIFYAGPQIPNYAGTQFKKEIETSFAIPCEIENDVNCAGLAEAVSGSGKGASVTLCLTIGTGIGGCLIMDGKVFHGFSNSACEVGYMHMQDGAFQDLASTTALVEYVAAGHGDPVDQWNGRRIFKEATEGNKICMAGIDRMVDYLGKGLANICYVANPEVVILGGGIMGQEAILKPKIRKALKDALVPSLAEKTRLEFAHHQNTAGMLGAYYHFKTKQS; this is encoded by the coding sequence ATGACACACTACGTTGCAATTGATATCGGTGGAACCAACATCAAATATGGTTTGATTGACCAAGAAGGCCAACTTGTTGAATCGCATGAAATGCCAACAGAGGCGCATCAGGGTGGACCTCATATCTTACAAAAGACCAAAGATATTGTAGCCAGCTATTTAGAAAAAGGCCCAGTAGCAGGTGTTGCCATTTCTTCTGCTGGGATGGTAGATCCAGACAAGGGTGAGATTTTCTATGCAGGCCCTCAAATCCCTAATTATGCAGGAACTCAGTTTAAGAAGGAAATTGAGACTAGCTTTGCGATTCCTTGTGAGATTGAAAATGATGTCAACTGTGCAGGTCTGGCTGAGGCGGTATCTGGTTCAGGCAAGGGAGCGAGTGTCACTCTTTGCTTGACTATTGGAACAGGTATCGGGGGTTGCTTGATTATGGATGGGAAAGTCTTCCATGGATTTAGCAATTCAGCCTGTGAAGTTGGTTATATGCACATGCAGGATGGTGCTTTCCAAGATCTTGCTTCTACGACAGCCTTGGTGGAGTATGTAGCAGCAGGTCATGGAGATCCAGTTGACCAGTGGAATGGTCGACGTATCTTTAAGGAAGCCACTGAAGGAAACAAAATCTGCATGGCTGGTATTGACCGGATGGTAGACTATCTAGGAAAAGGTCTGGCAAATATTTGCTATGTGGCCAATCCAGAAGTAGTCATTCTCGGTGGCGGTATAATGGGGCAAGAGGCTATCCTCAAGCCTAAAATTCGAAAAGCTTTGAAAGATGCTTTGGTACCAAGCCTTGCTGAAAAAACACGATTAGAATTTGCCCATCATCAAAATACAGCAGGTATGTTAGGAGCTTATTATCACTTTAAAACAAAACAATCCTAG
- a CDS encoding type II toxin-antitoxin system RelE/ParE family toxin: MDYKKYRILYSPRVIDSLDKIYQYIAEEIGSVEAARRKVASIRKDINRLEIFPQAGFDADEKFGKKLDPRYQTRGLTLSKDYIVLYTIVEDTVRLAYLLPSKSDYMKLFKTKSRYD, translated from the coding sequence ATGGATTATAAAAAATATCGGATTTTGTATTCTCCTAGAGTGATTGATAGTCTGGACAAAATATATCAGTATATAGCGGAGGAAATTGGTTCTGTAGAGGCTGCGAGACGAAAAGTAGCCAGTATTAGAAAAGATATTAATCGTCTAGAAATTTTCCCCCAAGCTGGATTTGATGCCGATGAAAAATTTGGTAAGAAATTAGACCCTCGCTACCAAACGCGAGGATTGACCTTGAGTAAGGATTACATCGTATTATATACAATTGTTGAGGATACCGTCAGACTTGCTTATTTACTCCCTTCAAAAAGTGATTACATGAAATTATTCAAGACCAAGTCAAGATATGACTAA
- a CDS encoding MurR/RpiR family transcriptional regulator produces the protein MDKPDIATIIDSHFEEMTDLEQGIARYFLQAETITDDLSSQQVTQKLHISQAALTRFSKKCGFTGYREFIFQYQHQAEKQDTHSHKHSPLTKRVLRSYSSMREQTQDLIDEVQLERIAQLIEDAERVYFFGTGSSGLVAREMKLRFMRLGVVCEALTDQDGFAWTTSIMDENCLVLGFSLSGTTPSILDSLLDAKEMGAKTVLFTSVPNKDSQAYTETVLVATHSQSSYIQRISAQLPMLFFIDLIYAYFLEINRESKEKIFNSYWENKKLNGYRRQKRVRKS, from the coding sequence ATGGACAAACCAGATATAGCAACCATCATTGATTCCCACTTCGAAGAAATGACAGACCTAGAGCAAGGAATCGCTCGCTATTTTTTGCAAGCTGAAACGATTACAGATGATTTATCTTCCCAACAGGTCACTCAAAAATTACATATCTCTCAGGCTGCTCTGACCCGCTTTTCTAAAAAGTGTGGTTTTACAGGCTATCGAGAATTTATTTTCCAATACCAACACCAAGCAGAGAAACAGGACACCCATTCTCACAAACACAGTCCACTGACAAAACGAGTCCTTAGAAGTTATAGCAGTATGCGGGAACAAACACAGGACTTGATTGATGAAGTCCAACTAGAAAGAATTGCCCAGTTAATCGAAGATGCTGAGCGTGTCTACTTCTTCGGAACAGGGAGTTCTGGCCTCGTAGCTCGTGAAATGAAATTACGCTTCATGCGTCTAGGTGTGGTCTGCGAGGCTTTAACCGATCAAGACGGTTTTGCTTGGACAACCAGTATTATGGATGAGAATTGTCTCGTACTCGGTTTCTCTCTTTCTGGCACAACCCCTTCTATTTTAGATAGTCTATTAGACGCTAAGGAGATGGGGGCAAAGACTGTACTTTTTACAAGTGTTCCCAATAAAGATAGTCAGGCCTATACAGAGACTGTTCTTGTAGCCACCCACAGCCAGTCATCCTACATCCAACGAATATCCGCTCAACTTCCTATGCTCTTCTTTATCGATTTGATTTATGCCTACTTTTTGGAAATCAATCGAGAAAGTAAGGAAAAAATCTTTAATAGTTACTGGGAAAATAAAAAACTAAACGGCTATCGTCGACAAAAACGTGTAAGAAAATCCTAG
- the pbp2b gene encoding penicillin-binding protein PBP2B: MRLICMRKFDSHSIPIRLNLLFSIVILLFMAIIGRLLYMQVLNKDFYETKLASASKTKVTTSSARGEIYDASGKPLVENTVKQVVSFTRNNKMTAADLKETAKKLLAYVGVTSPTLTDRQLADYYLADQDVYKKAVESLPREKRLDSDGNQLSESELYNNTVESIDPSQLAYSDDEKKEIYLFSQLNAVGNFATGTIATDSLSNTQIALIASASKNLPGISISTSWDRKVLETSLSSIVGSVSSEKAGLPAEEADAYIKKGYSLNDRVGTSYLEKQYEETLQGKRSVKEIHLDKYGNMESVENIEDGTKGNNIKLTIDLAFQDSVDNLLKSYFNSELGNGGAKYSEGVYAVALNPKTGAVLSMSGLKHDLKTGDLTPDSLGTVTNVFVPGSVVKAATISSGWENGVLSGNQTLTDQPIVFQGSAPINSWYTQAYGSFPITAVEALEYSSNTYMVQTALGIMGQTYQPNMFVLTNNLESAMGKLRSTFAEYGLGASTGIDLPDESTGFIPKEYNFANYITNAFGQFDNYTPMQLAQYVGTIANNGVRIAPHIVEGIYGNNEQGGLGNLIQSVETKEMNKINISESDVSILQQGFYQVSHGGSALTTGRAFSNGAAVSISGKTGTAESYVEGGQKANNTNAVAYAPSDNPQIAVAVVFPHNTNLTNGVGPSIARDIINLYNQHHPMN, from the coding sequence ATGAGACTGATTTGTATGAGAAAATTTGACAGCCATTCGATTCCGATTCGGCTTAATTTATTGTTTTCGATTGTCATTTTACTCTTTATGGCTATTATTGGTCGCCTGCTTTATATGCAGGTTTTGAACAAGGATTTTTATGAGACAAAATTAGCATCTGCTAGTAAAACAAAGGTGACTACTAGTTCGGCTCGGGGCGAAATTTATGATGCTAGTGGCAAGCCTTTGGTTGAAAATACTGTGAAACAAGTCGTTTCCTTTACTCGAAACAACAAAATGACGGCTGCAGATTTAAAAGAAACAGCCAAGAAGTTGCTGGCTTATGTGGGAGTTACTTCTCCAACATTGACTGATCGACAGTTGGCGGACTATTATCTAGCAGATCAAGATGTATATAAGAAAGCAGTGGAAAGTTTACCACGTGAGAAGCGACTTGATTCTGATGGCAATCAATTATCTGAATCTGAGCTTTACAATAATACTGTTGAAAGTATCGATCCAAGTCAATTGGCTTACTCGGATGACGAAAAGAAAGAAATTTATCTCTTTAGCCAACTCAATGCAGTTGGAAATTTTGCGACAGGCACCATTGCGACAGATTCCTTGTCAAACACACAGATTGCCTTGATTGCTTCGGCTTCTAAGAATTTACCTGGTATCAGTATTTCAACTTCGTGGGATCGAAAGGTCCTAGAGACTTCTCTTTCGTCTATAGTAGGAAGTGTATCCAGTGAAAAAGCTGGTCTACCAGCTGAAGAAGCAGATGCTTATATCAAAAAGGGTTATTCTTTAAATGATCGTGTTGGGACTTCTTATCTAGAAAAACAATATGAAGAAACCTTGCAAGGAAAACGCTCAGTTAAGGAAATCCATCTAGATAAGTACGGTAACATGGAAAGTGTCGAAAATATCGAAGATGGTACCAAAGGGAATAATATTAAACTGACTATTGATTTGGCCTTCCAAGATAGCGTGGACAATCTGCTTAAGAGTTATTTCAATTCCGAACTGGGAAATGGAGGAGCCAAGTATTCAGAAGGTGTGTATGCAGTCGCCCTTAACCCAAAAACAGGTGCGGTTTTGTCTATGTCAGGGCTAAAACATGACTTGAAAACGGGAGATTTAACACCTGATTCCTTGGGAACAGTAACCAATGTCTTTGTGCCGGGTTCTGTTGTCAAGGCGGCGACCATCAGCTCTGGTTGGGAGAATGGAGTCTTATCAGGGAATCAGACCTTGACAGACCAACCGATTGTCTTCCAAGGTTCAGCTCCGATTAATTCTTGGTACACTCAGGCTTACGGTTCATTCCCGATTACAGCTGTGGAAGCCTTGGAGTATTCTTCTAATACCTATATGGTTCAAACGGCTTTGGGCATTATGGGTCAGACCTATCAACCCAATATGTTTGTTCTAACTAACAATTTAGAATCCGCCATGGGGAAACTTCGCTCGACATTTGCGGAATATGGTCTTGGAGCCTCAACAGGCATTGACCTTCCAGATGAGTCAACTGGTTTTATACCAAAAGAGTATAATTTTGCTAATTACATTACCAATGCCTTTGGCCAGTTTGATAACTACACCCCTATGCAATTAGCCCAGTACGTTGGCACCATTGCCAACAACGGTGTTCGGATTGCACCTCACATTGTCGAGGGGATTTATGGAAACAACGAACAAGGTGGTTTAGGGAACTTAATCCAATCTGTTGAAACCAAGGAAATGAATAAAATTAATATTTCTGAGTCTGATGTTTCCATTCTTCAACAAGGATTTTATCAAGTTTCACATGGTGGAAGTGCTTTGACAACCGGTCGTGCCTTTTCAAATGGCGCAGCGGTATCCATTAGTGGAAAAACAGGTACTGCCGAAAGTTATGTTGAGGGTGGTCAAAAAGCTAACAATACTAATGCTGTGGCCTATGCACCATCAGATAATCCTCAAATCGCTGTAGCTGTTGTCTTCCCTCATAACACCAACCTTACAAATGGTGTCGGACCTTCCATTGCGCGCGATATTATCAACCTCTATAACCAACATCATCCAATGAATTAG
- the recR gene encoding recombination mediator RecR yields MLYPTPIAKLIDSYSKLPGIGIKTATRLAFYTIGMSDDDVNEFAKNLLSAKRELTYCSICGRLTDDDPCSICTDPTRDQTTILVLEDSRDVAAMENIQEYHGLYHVLHGLISPMNGISPDDINLKSLMTRLMDSEVSEVIVATNATADGEATSMYLSRLLKPAGIKVTRLARGLAVGADIEYADEVTLLRAIENRTEL; encoded by the coding sequence ATGCTTTATCCAACACCTATTGCCAAGCTAATTGATAGTTATTCTAAGTTACCGGGTATCGGGATTAAGACGGCTACCCGTCTGGCCTTTTATACGATTGGGATGTCTGATGATGATGTCAATGAATTTGCTAAAAATCTCCTTTCTGCTAAGAGAGAATTGACCTACTGTTCTATTTGTGGACGTTTGACAGACGACGATCCTTGTTCTATCTGTACCGATCCGACTCGTGACCAGACAACGATTTTAGTTCTCGAAGATAGTCGCGATGTGGCAGCCATGGAGAATATCCAAGAATACCATGGACTCTATCATGTCTTGCATGGACTCATTTCTCCCATGAATGGTATCAGTCCGGACGATATCAATCTCAAGAGCCTTATGACTCGTCTTATGGATAGTGAAGTTTCAGAAGTGATTGTGGCGACCAATGCTACAGCAGATGGTGAAGCGACCTCCATGTATCTTTCTCGTTTGCTCAAGCCAGCTGGTATCAAGGTTACGCGTCTAGCACGAGGTCTCGCTGTCGGAGCGGACATTGAGTATGCGGACGAAGTGACACTCTTACGAGCCATTGAAAATCGAACAGAGTTGTAA
- a CDS encoding D-alanine--D-alanine ligase, whose product MKQTIILLYGGRSAEREVSVLSAESVMRAVNYDRFTVKTFFISQSGDFIKTQEFNQTPGQEDRLMTNETIDWDKKVAPSAIYEEGAVVFPVLHGPMGEDGSVQGFLEVLKMPYVGCNILSSSLAMDKITTKRVLESVGIAQVPYVAIVEGDDMTAKIAEVEEKLTYPVFTKPSNMGSSVGISKSENQEELRQALKLAFQYDSRVLVEQGVNAREIEVGLLGNYDVKSTLPGEVVKDVAFYDYDAKYIDNKITMDIPAKISDDVVAVMRQNAETAFRAIGGLGLSRCDFFYTDKGEIFLNELNTMPGFTQWSMYPLLWDNMGISYPELIERLVDLAKESFDKREAHLL is encoded by the coding sequence ATGAAACAAACGATTATTCTTTTATACGGTGGGCGTAGTGCAGAGCGTGAAGTCTCTGTCCTTTCAGCGGAAAGTGTTATGCGTGCGGTCAACTACGATCGTTTCACAGTCAAGACTTTCTTCATCAGCCAGTCAGGTGACTTTATTAAAACGCAAGAATTTAACCAGACTCCAGGTCAAGAGGATCGTCTTATGACCAATGAAACCATTGATTGGGATAAGAAAGTTGCACCAAGTGCCATATATGAAGAGGGAGCAGTGGTCTTTCCAGTCCTTCATGGTCCGATGGGAGAAGATGGCTCTGTTCAAGGTTTCCTTGAAGTTTTGAAAATGCCTTATGTTGGTTGCAACATTTTGTCATCTAGCCTTGCCATGGACAAAATCACGACCAAGCGTGTGTTAGAATCTGTCGGGATTGCCCAAGTTCCTTATGTGGCCATTGTCGAAGGTGATGATATGACTGCTAAAATTGCTGAAGTTGAAGAAAAATTGACTTATCCAGTTTTCACAAAACCATCTAACATGGGTTCTAGTGTCGGTATTTCTAAGTCTGAAAATCAAGAGGAACTTCGTCAAGCCTTGAAACTTGCCTTCCAATATGATAGCCGTGTCTTGGTTGAACAAGGGGTAAATGCCCGTGAAATCGAGGTTGGCCTACTGGGTAACTACGATGTTAAAAGCACGCTTCCAGGAGAAGTAGTTAAGGATGTTGCCTTTTATGACTATGATGCCAAGTATATTGATAACAAGATTACCATGGATATCCCAGCTAAAATCAGTGATGATGTGGTAGCTGTCATGCGTCAGAATGCAGAAACTGCCTTCCGTGCTATTGGTGGTTTAGGTCTATCTCGTTGTGATTTCTTCTATACAGATAAGGGAGAGATTTTCCTAAACGAGCTCAATACCATGCCAGGTTTCACCCAGTGGTCTATGTACCCACTACTTTGGGACAATATGGGAATCAGCTACCCAGAACTAATCGAGCGTTTGGTTGACCTTGCCAAGGAAAGTTTTGACAAGCGCGAAGCGCATTTGCTATAA